Proteins encoded by one window of Lathyrus oleraceus cultivar Zhongwan6 chromosome 1, CAAS_Psat_ZW6_1.0, whole genome shotgun sequence:
- the LOC127103896 gene encoding uncharacterized protein LOC127103896: MHLLLKDTFDDIEVNNISLKISDSLGDLTKSPTNNSSSHLIEKNQKRQIEGPILVLRGHRSEIISCCVNSNPGIVVSCSHSSDVLLHSIRRGRLIRRLDGVEAHIVCLSSEGVVMTWNESQHTLSTFTLNGTPITRAQFSFFCSISCMQISVDGTSALIGVNSLENDLPSPLIGGRAGYRNFNSKPGEKEDSSTFPNHKVLLSQIQSLKAAIYAIEPVMPEDALVGAWRKSAHNIWIKRLRRTSTLVELLQVLADFVGAINKGWLFQCKFPDGVIEETVTSFASIPHTSSALALWLVKLDAIIDPYLDGVQTQKKQGIGKQDYVDRESINDGGDSSVSNKWEVLMHFGEIQRQNKDRVATVQFNKSGNLLACHVAGKTVEIFRVLYDAEAKRKAKRMVNRKKEKKHGETKRTLGIDLQGHRSDVRSVTLSSDITFLLSTSHNAVKIGNPSTGSCLRTIDSGYGLCSLILPSNKYGLVRTKDGRLEIIDIGSGTRVEVIEAHGGPVRTIVVLPDRFGFVTGSADHEVKFWDYRIKQKPGQPTKQLTVSNVKTMRMNDDVLVVAISPDAKYIVVALLDSTT; this comes from the exons ATGCATCTACTGCTAAAAGATACATTTGATGATATAGAAGTCAATAACATCAGTTTGAAGATTAGTGATTCACTGGGAGATTTGACTAAATCTCCAACCAACAATAGTTCATCACACTTGATTGAAAAGAATCAGAAACGTCAAATTGAGGGCCCTATACTGGTACTTCGGGGGCACCGCAGTGAAATAATCAGTTGTTGTGTTAACTCAAATCCCGGAATAGTTGTTTCTTGCTCTCATTCATCAGATGTTCTCTTGCACTCCATTAGAAGAGGACGTTTAATTAGAAGATTGGATGGTGTGGAGGCCCATATTGTCTGTCTTTCATCTGAAGGGGTTGTAATGACTTGGAATGAATCACAGCATACTCTCAGTACCTTTACTCTCAACGGTACTCCAATTACAAGAGCACAATTCTCCTTCTTTTGCAGTATCAGCTGCATGCAAATTTCTGTTGATGGGACAAGTGCTTTGATCGGAGTTAATTCTCTAGAAAATGATCTTCCATCACCGTTA ATCGGAGGAAGGGCAGGATATCGCAACTTTAACTCTAAACCCGGGGAGAAAGAAGACAGCAGTACATTTCCAAATCATAAAGTCTTGTTATCACAGATTCAATCGTTGAAAGCTGCAATTTATGCAATTGAGCCTGTTATGCCTGAAGACGCACTTGTTGGTGCTTGGAGGAAGTCTGCTCATAATATATGGATCAAGAGGCTTAGACGCACCTCGACTTTAGTGGAGCTTTTGCAAGTTCTTGCTGATTTTGTTGGTGCCATCAATAAGGGCTGGTTATTTCAGTGCAAATTTCCAGACGGTGTAATTGAAGAAACTGTTACGTCTTTCGCATCAATTCCCCATACTTCATCTGCTCTTGCCCTGTGGTTGGTGAAGTTAGATGCCATTATTGATCCTTACCTGGACGGAGTTCAAACTCAGAAGAAACAGGGTATTGGAAAGCAAGATTATGTGGATAGGGAGTCTATAAATGACGGTGGAGATTCTTCTGTTTCAAACAAATGGGAAGTTTTGATGCATTTTGGTGAGATTCAGCGACAGAATAAAGATAGAGTTGCCACTGTCCAATTCAACAAGTCTGGGAATCTGCTGGCATGTCATGTTGCGGGAAAGACGGTAGAAATATTCCGTGTATTGTATGATGCCGAAGCAAAGCGTAAAGCCAAACGAATGGTTAACCGCAAAAAGGAGAAGAAGCATGGT GAAACCAAAAGAACACTTGGTATTGATCTTCAGGGGCACCGCTCTGATGTTCGAAGTGTCACACTTAGTTCGGACATCACTTTTCTGTTATCAACCAGTCATAATGCAGTAAAGATCGGGAATCCAAGTACTGGTTCCTGCTTAAGGACCATTGATTCTGGATATGGACTTTGCAGTTTAATTCTTCCCTCTAACAAGTATGGACTTGTTAGAACTAAAGACGGAAGATTAGAAATTATTGACATTGGAAGTGGTACTCGTGTTGAAGTTATTGAAGCTCATGGCGGCCCTGTGCGGACAATTGTTGTCCTGCCAGATAGATTTGGCTTTGTCACAGGAAGTGCAGATCACGAAGTAAAATTTTGGGACTACCGAATTAAGCAAAAACCTGGTCAACCTACTAAGCAACTCACCGTGTCAAATGTCAAGACTATGAGAATGAATGATGATGTTCTTGTGGTTGCAATTAGTCCTGATGCCAAATATATTGTTGTTGCTCTGTTGGATAGTACGACCTGA
- the LOC127131271 gene encoding uncharacterized protein LOC127131271, protein MTGNCRFYSVSDNHFQMQSQICLLGKKKSPGRGITGFQFLPQDSNKVMVTCADSQVRIIEGLNVVCKFKGLSAGSLMSASLTSDGKHILSASEDSNVYLWNVSDDESHTMKAKKIKSCERFYSNASVVVPWCGLKSDNIENSKLLFVLNKISPQALCLDPPSSFSLSQDFFLDSIPKGSATWPEEKLPTSRGSGFGCVQVRWMWHDSSS, encoded by the coding sequence ATGACAGGAAATTGTCGGTTTTATAGTGTATCAGATAATCACTTTCAGATGCAATCACAAATATGCTTACTTGGTAAAAAGAAATCTCCCGGGAGAGGAATAACTGGCTTTCAGTTTCTTCCACAAGATAGTAACAAAGTTATGGTTACCTGTGCTGATTCACAAGTCAGAATCATTGAAGGGCTTAATGTTGTTTGCAAATTCAAAGGCCTTAGTGCAGGGAGCCTAATGTCGGCGTCTCTTACTTCGGATGGAAAACACATTTTATCAGCGTCTGAAGACTCCAATGTATATCTGTGGAATGTTAGTGACGACGAGTCTCACACCATGAAGGCTAAGAAGATTAAGTCCTGCGAGCGGTTTTATTCAAACGCATCTGTCGTAGTACCATGGTGTGGTTTGAAATCCGACAACATTGAAAATTCTAAACTATTGTTTGTCCTAAATAAAATTTCACCCCAAGCTCTATGCCTCGATCCACCGTCTTCATTTTCTCTAAGCCAAGATTTTTTCTTGGATTCTATCCCGAAAGGTTCCGCAACTTGGCCCGAAGAGAAACTTCCTACTTCAAGAGGCTCCGGATTTGGATGTGTACAAGTGCGGTGGATGTGGCACGACTCTTCAAGCTAA